TTCGAGAGCAAGATTGTCTCACAAGCAACACCCGGTCATGCGATTGATATCGATGTCGATCTCAAGGGTGCTAAGAAGGTGTATCTCGTTGCTGCCGATGGTGGCGATGGTTTTGGCTGCGATTGGGTCGCTTGGGCCGAGCCACGTTTCGTCGGCACTGCTGGCGAAAAGAAGCTGACCGACCTCAAGCCCATCGTGGCTTCCAGCGGTCACGGAAGCGTGCAGATGAATAAGAACAGTTCCGGTGGTCCGCTGAAGATCAACGGCCAATCCGTCGAGTACGGTATTGGCTGTCACGCCATCTCGGTCATTGGCTTCGATGTTCCCGAAGGTTACACCCGGCTGAAGACCCGCGCTGGACTCGACGACGGCGGCATCAAGCAAGGTTGCGGTTCCACCGTTGACTTCGCCATTTTCGATCAGGCTCCCGGCAACATCAAAGCCTCGGCTCCTGGCACTGCTGGTGCTACGGCTGCGAATCGCGATCCAGCGGAAGCTGTCAACGGTCTCGAAGTCGCGGAAGGGCTGGAAGCCAAGCTCTTTTCGAGCGAACCCCAAATCTCGAACGTTACGAACATCGATATCGATCATCTCGGCCGCGTGTGGGTGGCTGAAGTGAAGAACTATCGCAAATGGAAGGGCAGCCGCCCGGAAGGGGATCGCATTCTCGTGCTCGAAGATACCAACGAAGATGGTGTCGCCGATAAGCAGACTGTGTTCTACCAGGGGAACGACATCGACTCGATTCACGGCCTCTGCGTGCTCGGTAATCGCGTCATCGTATCGGCTGGCGACAAGGTGATGAACTTCTATGTCGACAACGACGACCTCAAGAGCGACCGCAAGGATGTGATGTTCAGCGGCATCTCGGGGACGCAGCACGACCACGGCATTCATGCCTTCATCTTTGGACCCGACGGCAAGCTGTACTTCAACTTTGGCAACTCCGGCAAGAGCTTGAAGGACAAAGACGGAAAGGTGATCGTCGATGCCGCGGGCAATCCCGTGACCGATGCTCGCAAGCCCTATCAAGAAGGGATGGTCTTCCGCTGCGATCTCGATGGCAGCAATCTGGAAACGCTGGGCTGGAACTTCCGTAACAACTGGGAAGTGACCATCGACTCACTCGGCACCATCTGGCAAAGCGACAACGACGACGATGGCAACAAGGGTGTTCGCATCAACTTTGTGATGGAATACGGCAACTACGGCTACAAAGACGAATTCACCGGCGCGGGTTGGCAAGCCAAGCGGGAGAATATCGAAGCCGAGATTCCTCGCCGCCACTGGCACTTGAACGATCCAGGCGTGGTACCGAACTTGATCCTCACCGGCCAAGGCTCGCCAACCGGTATTTGCGTGTATGAAGGTAACCTGCTCCCCAAGGTGTTTCACAACCAGGTGATTCACTGCGACGCCGGCCCGAACGTATGCCGCGCGTATGTCGCGACGAAAGACGCCTCCGGTTACACCGCCGAAATCGTCAATGTCCTCTTTGGCAAGCGCGATAACTGGTTCCGTCCTTCGGACGTTTGCGTCGCTCCTGATGGCTCGCTGTTCGTGGCCGACTGGTACGATCCGGGCGTCGGTGGCCACAACCAGCAAGATGTCGACCGCGGTCGCATCTTCCGCCTGGCTCCTGCCGGCACGAAGTACAAGACTCCCAAGTACGACTTCAAGACTCCGATCGGTCAGCTTGAAGCGCTCGCCAGCCCGGCACTGAGCGTTCGTTATCTCGCGTATCAGGCAATACAAAAGAGTGGCGAAGCAGCCGCCCCGGCGCTGATCAAGTTCGCCCAAGACAATGCCAAGGACAATCCGCGCCTGCAAGCACGGGCCCTGTGGGCACTCGGCAAGTTGCCGAACCAAGGGAATGTGGCCGTGAAGGAAGCTTTGCAGAGCGGCAATCCGGATATTCGCATCGTCGGCATTCGGCTGTCCCGCGAATTGGGCCAGGATGTCGGCTCGCTCGCCTCGTTGGCGAAGGACTCGGCTCCGGAAGTTCGTCGCGAATTGGCGATTTCGACCCGCCACAGCAAGTCGCCTGAAGCGGCTGCTATTTGGGCCGAACTTGCCGCCCAGCATGACGGCAAGGATCGCTGGTATCTCGAAGCGCTCGGCATTGGTGCCGACAAGCAATGGGATGCCTACCTTGACGCCTACCTGAAGAAAGTCGACGGCAAGTGGGATACCGCTGCCGGGCGTGATATTGTGTGGCGCAGCCGGGCGAAGCAAACTCCGGCCCTACTCGCCAAGATCATCACCGCCGACTCGACCAAGGAAGAAGAACAACCTCGCTACCTGCGAGCGCTCGACTTCCTCTCCGGTCCCGAGAAGGAAGCGGCACTCAAGGCCATCCTGGAATAGTTTGCCGCTGCTAGGTAAAGTTGTAGTGCCCCTGGTGAATTCGGTGGATTGACCAGGGGCCTGTTGTTTACCCACCTGAACTTGGTTTGCCGATGTACCTGCTCCATCCCGCCCGCCTGCTCGTCGCTACTCTGCTCTGTTTATCTCTGGCACCGTTGGTTGCGCAAGAAGTGACCGACGCCACCCGGGCCAAAGACTCCCGACGTGTGAAGGCGCTGCTGCGGCTCGAGAATGTCGATCTGGAAACGTTGCCCGAAGCCAAAGCTTCTTTAATGCGGCATCTCGAAACCATTCACGGCACCGATGAGTTTTTGGAACTTGTCCGCCGCTTCAAGCTGAAAGCTGCGAACCCCGAATTGATTCGCCTGGCGATCGAGAAGGGTGACGAAACGATCGGCGTGGAAGCCGTGAAGACGCTGTTCGATTTTGGTGCGAACGACGCGATTGAAAAAGAACTGAATGGCAAGGACGATGCCCGCGCCGTGAAATTGGCAGCCGCCATGGGACTGGCCGGTGATCCCCGCGGCAATGAGCTGCTTCTCTCCGTTATTGGCAACAGCGAACGCAGCGTACCGGTTCGTTCAGCCGCGGTGACCGCCATCGGTCGCAACAAAGCGGGCCAAGAACAACTCTTAAAGCTCGTCGAAGCGGGCACGCTCGCGAAGGAACTGAACTTCGCTGCTGCCAACGTCCTGCTTTCGTCAACCGACGCCGCGATCAAAACTGCCGCTGGTAAACATCTCACTTTGCCCGCTACCGCGGACAGCAAACCGCTGCCGACCGTAGCGGAGTTGGTGAAGCGGACCGGTGACGTCGCCGCGGGCAAACAAGTCTTCGGCACGATTGGCACCTGCATCAAGTGCCACAAAGTGCGCGGCGAGGGGAAAGATGTCGGTCCCGATCTTTCCGAAATCGGCAGCAAGCTCTCCAAGGAGGCGTTCTACGTTTCCATTCTCGATCCCAGCGCTGGCATCAGCCACAACTTCGAGACCTACACGCTGTTGCTCGCTGATGGCACTGTCCAAAACGGCATTCTGGTAAGCCAAACCGATGCCGACATTCAGATCAAAACGGCGGACGCCATTGTGAAACAGTTCCCGCGCGATGAAGTCGAAGATTTTAAGAAGTCGACTGTCAGTTTGATGCCCGCCGACTTGCAAAAAGCTCTCACCGCGCAAAACCTGGTCGATGTAGTCGAGTATCTCACGACGCTGAAGAAGCAGAACTAAAGGTCCGCTATGACGGCTTTGCTCATTCGTTCGTTGCTGTTCTCGCTGGTTCTCTTGAACGCGGCCTCGCTTGCTTGCGCACAACCAGCGACGCCGAAACGGTGGAAGCAGGCAGCCATTGGTGTCACGCGCGCGGGAACGGAGATTCCCGTTTGGCTGAACTCCGGCGCAGGGAATCCGAAATCCCAGCGAAATCGAATGGTGGTGATTGGCGGACACGATGGCTCCACCGCTTCGACAAACTTCGTGCAACAGTTGGTCGAGCGTGCCAATACCTCCAAGCCAAATCCCAACAACGGCACCGCGTTCATTCCCAAAGTCTTTCCCGATGGCTTGTCGACCGATTTGGCCCTCACGGCTGGCAAAGGCTATCCGCCGGGCAAGGGCTTTTACGATGACGCCGCTCAGCCTGAGCCTCGCTATCTGTGGCGCTGGGTGGGCATGTACGGAGCGACGTTGGTCGTTGATGTCCGCGCGGGAAAAACGCCTGGCTACTGGGCTTCGGAACATGCCGATGCTGATCAACTGGCAAAGTTGCTGGCAGCAACACCATTCACGAACAAAATCGAAGCGCCTCCTGCAGATGATTTCGTTCGCCAGTTGGCCGAAAAAGGCGTGGAAGATGTTGGCCGAGTGCCGACGCTCTTACTCCACGTTTCCTCGCCCGTCGCAGCGCCTGAAGTCGAGGCGATTGCCAAATTGCTTGCAAGCTTCACGCCCAGCAAATCACCCGCGTGGGACGAAATCATCTGGCGCGAGCGGCGCACACCCGAACAAATTGCCGCCAGCCTGGCAACTGTCTATGGCCACGACCTCAAGCAGGTTGCTTACATTCCCGCACTGGCGGTGATTGGTCGCCAGCGGATTGCGGTGGAACTCAACGATCAGAAGGAACAAGAATCACTGAAGCAATTGCTCGCGCCGTTTCTCGAGGGAGAAAAGAGTCCCGTTCCGAAATCGGGCAGCGAGCATGCGGGGCACTTGCTGTTCGCGGAACTAGCCAAGCGAAGTGAAGGAAAGGATCGTGAGCGCTGGATCGAACTTTGCCGCGCGGCAGCGGATCAAATCTTTGATAAAGATGGCAAGCCACTGAAACTTATGCCCTCTCACAACGAGATGAGCGACGCCGTGTTCATGGCGACGCCCATCTTGTGCGCGACCGGCAAGCTGACGGGCGAGCAAAAGTATTTTGACGCGGCCGTCGGTCATTTTCGCAGCATGAAAAAGCTGTGCGTGCGCGAGGACGGCATCTATCGGCACTCGCCACTCGACGAGGCCGCTTGGGGCCGAGGTAATGGTTTCCCAGCACTCGGTCTGGCTTGGGCGCTGAGCGAGTTTCCGGAAGATCATCCGGCACACGGCGAATTGAAGAAGGAATTTCAGAATCACATTGCCGCACTGTTGAAGCATCAGGACTCGTTCGGCTGCTGGCACCAGGTGATCGACAAGCCGGGGAGCTACCGGGAATTCAGCAGCACTTGTATGATCGGTTGGGCGCTTAAGCGGGGCATTGATCGGGGCTGGCTCGACAAGGGAACGCACCAGCCGGCGCTCGATCAGGCGTGGCTTGCGGCCAAGCATCGCATTGGTCCCAAGGGCAAAGTTGTCGATATCTGCACCGGGACCGGCAAGATGCGATCGCTGCGAGACTATTACGATCGTCCCGCCATTTGGGGTGTCGATGCCCGCGGCGGCGCGATGGCACTCATGTTCTCAACCGAAATGATGGACGGAACCAAGTAATGTCGCAGTCACCTGGCAGCCGTTGGTCGCGGTGGAACGACCGGCTGAAGATCATCGCTCTCGGTCTCACACTCGGCATCGCCGCGCGGTGGGTAACGCGTGCCTGGCAAGCCAGCGCAGCGCCAGCCAGGCCCGCAGCGGTCGAGGCACCGAGCGATCCCGCCGTTACTTCCGGCCAATAAGCCAGTGCACGGATTGCGGCTTCGCGCAACGGCGATCGCCGCCGTTAAACTTGTTCGAACGCCCAGGCAAGGCTAACTTACAGAGGTCGCGGTTACCTCTCTCTTGTCTGACCGTAAGGCTTGCTTAATGCCATCTCTTCGCCATCAGCGGGGCTTCACCCTCGTTGAGCTTCTGGTCGTCATCGCCATCATCGGCGTGCTCGTGGCGCTCTTGCTGCCAGCAGTACAAGCAGCCCGCGAAGCTGCCAGGCGAACGCAGTGCGCGAATCATCTAAAGCAACTGGCGCTCGGTATGCAGAATCACCACGATACTCTGCTGCGATTGCCACCAGGTGGTGCCGAAGATCAGGCTCCGTTTGGGGTGGAAGCAAGTCCCGCCGGCAAATGGGGCAGTAGCTGGTTCGTCTATATTCTGCCCTATATCGAGCAGCAGTCGCTGTACGAGAAATGGCAGTTCACTGGGAGTTCCGGTGCGTTCAACACCAACAACAACACGGTAGCGACTGGCGTCGTGATCAAGATTTTTTTCTGCCCTTCGTCGCCACTGCAAGTCAAAGCACCGAACCGACAAACCGGCTCGACGTTCGCTACCTACGTCGGACTGAGTGGCGCGGTGGATGGCCTGATTCCTGGATTTTCAGAAACTCGGATAAACGCTTTGCCCAATGCAGGAATCGTTAGCGGAGGGGGCGTGTTGATTCCGAACGGCCAACTCAAACTTTCTGCCATCACGGATGGCACTAGCAACACGATGGCGATTAGCGAGCATGGAAACTTTCTGATCGATACGGCAGGCAAGCGGCAGGAGTGGCGGGCATCGCAAACTTGGGGTTGGTACTTGGGAGTAAAATCCACGGGCATACCGCCAAACTTTGACAACGCCCATGGAGACAATCGCCAGCCTAATTTGACCAGCATTCGCTATCCGATTAACCACGCGCCCGCGGGTGGTTGGCCGAATGATGTAACCGGCACTGGGGTTGGACTCAACGGCAATTTCACTGGTGGGAATGTGCCGATCAATTCGCCTCATCCAGGTGGGGTACAGGCCGCATTTGCCGATGGTTCGGTTCGCTTTTTGGCGAATAATTCCACGCTGGCAGCCTTAGCGCAGTTGGCAACACGCGATGATGGTGTGCCGTAAGCGCATCGCTCCAGGCAAGCTGCGCGTTTATTTTTCAGATCGACTCTGCCTCGCTCGCTGTCTTAAAGCTCGTATGATTCGCCAAATCAGCCCAGTTGGATTGCTGTTACTGTTGTGCGTCACCACATTCGGCCTGCAAGGCTGTGCCAAGCCGGGACCATCGCAATATTCTGTCAGTGGAAAAGTGACCTTGGATGGCCAACCGCTCAGTGAGGGGACCGTCTACTTGAAGGTCATTGAAACGGGAGCACTGGTGACATTGCCAGTAAAGAACGGCACATTTCAAGGAAAGTCGACGGAAGGGAATTGGCGTGTGGAAGTTGTTGCCTATCGAATCACGCCTATTCCCGGCGATAGGATGGGTAGCGAAACGGCAGAACTATTGATCGCACCGCGTTTTAATTCGCAAAGCACTCTGACGGCTGTCGTCACTCCCGCCGGCCCGAACGAATTTGTGTTCGAAGTGACGAGCAAGTAGGCGAGTCGTGTTCGAGTGTAAACAGCTCACCACTCACTTCTTGATCTTCGCCAGGCGAGCAGAAATCTCTTGAGCAGCCTTCGTCGCTGCATCCTTCTGCTCTGGCGTCAACTGCTCAGTCAGCTTGGTTAGTTGAGCCTGACTGGCCGTGTTGCCACCAGCAACCGCGACAGTTGCCCAAGCATGAGCCAGCACTGGGTCTTTCGGTACGCCGCGCCCCACCGCATACAGCCCGCTAAGAATTCGCTGCGAATTGACGTCGTTTTGCTCCGCTGCCTTGCGATACCATTCGGCCGAAGTTGCGTCGTCCTTGGTCACACCCTTGCCGGTGCTGTACATGTATCCCAGGTTGTAATGCGCGTGAGCGCTATTTTGTGCCGCGGCCTTGTTGAACCACTTGATCGCCTCCGTGTAATCACGTTCCACGCCCCGGGCGTTGGTATACATCACACCCAGCATGCTTTGGCCGCGGGGATCGTTCTTCTCGGCAGCCTGACGATACCACTTCACCGCCTCGGCATCGTTCTTGGCAACGCCCGCGCCCTTCGCGAGCATTCCTCCCAACTTGTACTGGGCGTTTACATCCCCCGCCTCAGCCTTGGCTTTCATCTCCTGATATTCACGCACCTCATCGGCAGTCGGCTCAGCAGCTGCTGCCAGCGAGGTGTATCCAACAAGAGTAACAACCAAACACAAGGTGAGGTAACGATTCACGGTATGGCCCTTTGAAGTTTGCCCGCCGGTAAAAACAGCAAAGGCAATCTTACCGGCTGACGCGTTGCCTTGCTATTTCGCTCGTGTCGCTTCAATTGTCTCGACTCTGCCGTCGACCATATTCTTGTGAATCAGCAGGAGACGATGGCGGCCAGCGGACAATTTGAGATTGCCGGCCAGTTCGGTCACGACTTCTTCCACAGCGGTTCGGGGCTTCAGCCCGGCCGAGGCACTGGCCAGTTCCAGCGGCACTTCCTTTTCGGCGCGAACTACCGGAACCAAGGGGGCGGCATCCGCGCCATCCACTTGCAAACCAATCTCCATAGCTTTGCGCTGCTTCGGCACCAGCTTCTCACGCAGGTCGATGATGTCTTCCCACTGAGCCTGCCAACAAGGTCGACGATCTGAGTAGCGGAAGGTCCCACTGACCGTCAGCCGGTAGGTGCCCGCTTCCTTCACCTCAACCATTAATTGAATCGCATCGCTAAAACGTAAGTCAGGCACGAGCATGCCAGCTGTCGCCGATTCGGCGAAGCCCTTGTCGTCACGCACAAAGATCGTGAACTGTTTGGGATCGAACTTCGCGGGAATCTCAATCACCGACGCTTCCTCACGCGGCTGACGAACCACCTGATCCGCTGTGGGAATTTGAGTTCCGGCAAGTGATGGGCTGAATGGCTGCGGCGCGATGGTAGTTTGTACTCCTGTCGCTGTTAGTTCTCCTGCAGCATTCGGAGCGGCATCAGTACCAACATGGTGCTGCCGCCACAGTTGGCTGCGGGCTGCTTCAATCGCCGGCGTCAAACGATCGGCAGGCAGTTGCTTCAAACCCGCAACCCCCGCCTCCAAACTTGCCAGATCATGGGCCCGCAGTACCAGCGTAGTTACTCGGGGCGCAAAGGCCCACGGAATCGCCTCAAGCACGGCGCGTCCTGTTCCTGGATATTCTTCAGTCACACGTGGCCACAGTAGGCCGGCAGCGGCCAGAGTCTCCGCTGGAGGCGAATCCGCTTTCGCGGTCGTTACGTCGAGCAAAATCACCGGCTTGCCGAATCGCCAGCCACTGAGCGCGCTGAACCAATCGTTGTGATTGGTTGTTTCCCGTTTGATCTTGCCGAAGACTTCACCCTTGTCGACTAACGCATTCTCAGCCGCTTTCTCCGGAGCGAGTTGATAGGCCAAGGTATATGTTCCCACTTGTGGTCGGCGCAGAATCTCGACCTCGACGCCGCGGGCCGCCAGCGTGGCCTTCACTTTCTCAGCAATCGGCAACAAAGCAGCTTCATGTTCCGATTCAAACAGCGGCAACACAAACCTTGTCTTGGCAGCAAAGGCCTTTTCAATCACATCGCGACGGCGTACGACGAGCGACTCGGCGCTTGTGTCAATCGCCAACGTCTCACCACTCGCCGCAGTGATTTCAATTGGCAATTTCACGGTGGTGCCGTCGAGTTGCGACCTTACGCTCACCAGCCACTTCCCCGCCGCAATGTTGCCAGGAAGAGGCAGATCGAAACGAAGCAAGCCATCTCGACTGGTCGAACGATAGAGTTCAGCGACGGCATTGCCACTGGGATCTTGCCAGGTGATACAAACGGGAATTACCGCTGCCAGGGTTTCTCCCTTGGCATCGACCAAGCGACCTTGCAATGTGAGTGGGTCGCCCGCTGCGATCTTCTGGCGAGCACGCACCTCGAGTTTTTCCACCTTACGGGGCAGTACGGCGAAGACCCGCGCGGTGGACTGGGCCAGGTCGCAATCGAAGGGGGCGACATCGCCGAGCAAACGTTCTGAGGTGCAATCGTAGAGCACGCCAGTTGCGCCAACTGCGGGTAGCAACTTCTCACGCACTTGATACCAATCGGCCTGCGACTGAATGTGCGAGTCGTTCACGGCAATCACGTATTTTGCATCTCGCCCGCCGTCGACTTGCAACAACGAGAGCGAACTTGTTTCTCCTTCGATTGACGTTAACAGCCCGCGTCCTTTCGCTCCAAACGCTTTTACTAACGAAGGCGCAACCTCCGCGTGCCAACGAGCGAACATCAGCGCATCGTTATCGCCCTTCGGTGTATTAGGCGCGCCCCAGTTGTGTGGCTTGCCCAGCCGCGTGAACGAAAATCCGTAACCAAGCTTCTGCGCGTCTTGAATGGCAACGGTGGAGTTGTCGTCAATCACTATTCGCCCGCCAGCCTGCGAATACGATTCGAGCGACTTCACCACACCGGCGGGAAACGGAAACGTTTGCCCGGCAATCAGCAATGCGGGTTCCTTGATCTTGCCCCCGGACTTCAGCAATTCTTCTTCGGTGACAAAGCGCGGTGTGTAGCCCTGTCGCGTGAGACTGACAAACGTCTGATAGGGAGTCGTGCCGAAACCGAGGGCCAGATGCTGCCGCTGGTACTGGCTCTTCGAAAACAAGATGCCAACGCCATGATCGCCGCGCCCTTCGACCGCGAGACAAGCAAAGCGATCGAGAAACTCACGGCCCGCCACCACATCCGCTCCGCCAACTTTCCCTTCGATCTCCGTCCAGTTAGCGTGCTTGTTCATGCCTGTCAGAACATTGCTGAAACCTTCGAGCGCGAAACCGATGCCCGTCACGCCCCACGGCAAACCGTGCGCTGCCACTCGAGTGAACTTGCCGGGCGTGCTGGCCCGACCATGTACGGGGCCGAACGCGTTGCTAAGCCACGTGGGCTTGCCGTTGCGATGCATATCGAGCAGGCCAGCCGTGAAGAGCCACTGATAGGCATAATCTGGCCCACCAACCTGGTCGTTCCAGGTGCTTTGATATTGGAAGTCGAGCGTTTCATAAGCGGAAGGAAAGTACTGCCCGTACCGAACCGGGCTGTGGTCGACCTGCACGCTAGCCGAGTTACGCAGCGTGGGATCAAGCTCGCGCAGGTTCTTGCTCAACTCGCCGTAGGCTTCTCGATACATACCCATAAGATAAGCCGACCACTGATCGAGTCGCTCCTCGAACGCGATTCGTTCCTGTTCCGGCATCGGCTTGGTGTATTCGGCAATTTCGTTCAGCCAGTGCCGCGTCGGCAAATCGATGAGCGTGGCGAACTCCGGCCGGTTGATGGAGAGGAGGTAAGCGATGTATTCCGCTTCGGTGACCGGTTCCAGTTTGGTCCGGCGTCGAAACTCATCCTGCGTGTGCTGATCGATTCGCTTGAGATAGTGCCGCAACGCTTCCGTCTTGTGACCCCAACCCCAATAGGTCATCAACCCCCGACGATTGCCGATGGCATAGCCGGTAGTATCCCACCCCAGCATGAAGCCGCCAAAGTTCGGATACTTGCCGTTCGCCTGCGCACCAAGAATGATCCGCTGGCTCATGCCAGCCAGTTCTTCAGGATGATTTCCTACGGGAAAGAAACTGGTGGGGCGCGTATCAGGATTGGGTAGCACCAATGTGCCGCTGCGAGCGGCTACGTCCATGTAAGGAAGCTCAAGTACATCGGCCTTGCCCATCGGCACAATGGCAGTCAGTCGCAAATCCTGCAGAATCTTCGCTTGCCCGTTCCAGTGCACTAGATCAAAGGCTTGACGCTCATCGGGAGTCATCTTTGGCTGCTGCGGATACTGCGGCCGGCGCGGTTCCGACTCATCCTGCATCGAGCCAGCCGAACGACGCAGCGTCGAGACAATGAATACTCTCTGTCCCGTGGCTTCGCCATTCAACTTGAGCTGGTATTCTCCCGGAGCGAAGCGAGACGAATCAATCAGAACTGTCTGCGCGGGCCCTTGATACAGCAGCAAGGTGCCCGCGGCAGATACCAGCTCCAACTTTGCCTGCTCGGTCTTCTTCCACGCCACGGGAATGAACTCGCCAACGAAGTAAGCCGTCCGCTCCAGCGGCAGCTGAACATCGGCAGCCTGGGTGATCGAGACCAACTGGCAACAGATGCAAAACAAGAACGAACCAAGGGTAACTCGACGAAGCATGCGCATGGGAGAGAACCACGGGGAGTGAAGTGTCATTTTGTAGCGTTAATCTACTTGCGAACCGATTTCTTTGCATTCATACTTTGCGTAAAAGTATTACGGTTTTGCAACATGGCCAGTTCCACACCAAGCAAGACGAATCGCCGCCCGCTGCAAGTCGCAGTGCTGGTCGAGACTTCGTACGTCTTCGGTCGCCGCGTACTGGCCGGAATCGTGAAGTATCAGCGGCAACATGCGCCCTGGGCGATGCTTTTTCGTCCGCATGCGCGCGGTGATGCACCTCCCAGTTGGCTCAAACGCTGGCGTGGCGATGGCATCATTGCCCGCTGTTACGATCAACGGATGGCCGATGCTTTGCGGGCCACTGGGTTGCCCGTGGTCGACCTGCCTTACAACCGCGAGGGGCACGGCTTGCCGATGCTGCTGATCGACAATCGGCCCATTGTCGCAGCAGCGTTCTCGCATTTGTGGGAACGAAGTTTCCGCAGCTTCGCTTACTGCGGCCTTCCTACCGGTGGCAATTCAACGATGGAGGATCGCTGCCGGCTATTCGTTGTTGAGGCGGCCAAACGTGACTGTGCGGTCGATGTCTTCGCTGCCTCAGCGCGCCATACAACTGCGGGAACCTGGGGCTTCGACAAAGAGCAGCTTGCGCGTTGGCTACGACGCTTGCCCAAGCCGGTCGCGGTGATGGCCTGCCACGATCCGCGCGGCCAGCAAGTACTCGAAGCCTGCCAACATGCCGGGCTGAGTGTGCCAGAGGAAGTTGCCGTGCTGGGCGTCGACAATGACGAACTGATGTGCGACCTCTGCCATCCGCCGCTCAGCAGTGTGGAAGTCGATCAACGCGCAGCTGGCTATCGCGCGGCAGAATGTCTCGAGCGAATGATGGCGGGTGGTAAACCTCCGCGTGGCGCGCCATACGTCGACGCTCCCCTACGAATCGTTTCGCGTCAATCGACCGATGTGCTCGCCATTGATGATCCTGAAGTTGCTGCAGCGCTCAGGATCATTCGCGAGCAGGCGCGCGGGCCAATGTCTGTCAGTGATCTGCTGAAGGCGGTTCCCGTTTCCCGCAGCATGCTCGAACGGCGCATGAAGCAAGCTATTGGCCGTACTCCCAAAGCAGAAATTCTGCGCTCGCAACTGGATTGGATCAAAGAATTGCTTACTACCACTGACCTGCCGCTCGCCGATATCGGCCAGCGGCTCGGTTCGGCTCACCACCAACACCTGGCGACTCTGTTCAAA
Above is a window of Anatilimnocola aggregata DNA encoding:
- a CDS encoding DUF1559 domain-containing protein; this encodes MPSLRHQRGFTLVELLVVIAIIGVLVALLLPAVQAAREAARRTQCANHLKQLALGMQNHHDTLLRLPPGGAEDQAPFGVEASPAGKWGSSWFVYILPYIEQQSLYEKWQFTGSSGAFNTNNNTVATGVVIKIFFCPSSPLQVKAPNRQTGSTFATYVGLSGAVDGLIPGFSETRINALPNAGIVSGGGVLIPNGQLKLSAITDGTSNTMAISEHGNFLIDTAGKRQEWRASQTWGWYLGVKSTGIPPNFDNAHGDNRQPNLTSIRYPINHAPAGGWPNDVTGTGVGLNGNFTGGNVPINSPHPGGVQAAFADGSVRFLANNSTLAALAQLATRDDGVP
- a CDS encoding PVC-type heme-binding CxxCH protein gives rise to the protein MSWLVKPLSVLLLGLLLPAVALGADDTGFTSLFDGKSLDGWDGNPDFWSVQDGVITGQTTKEKPTKGNTFLVYRKGDVADFELKLQFKIVGGNSGVQYRSEEVAKHVIKGYQADFDAAGNWAGTLYEEKGRGVLAKRGSKVVVKADGKKEDAGKTAEEKVIVASIKKEDWNDYTIIADGNHIVHKLNGIVTVDLTDEQESARKMSGLLALQLHAGPPMTVQFRNIQIKQLKSADKKPLEQKNGGGGDDEAKKEDSKTKKIIFLAGGPSHGYGSHDHLAGCKLLAAQLEKSLGYKTEVHYRTWPAELSAYDGADCVVMYSDGGGGHPVKKIMETMEKVAKRGTGIVCIHYAVEIPKGSEGGDNFLDWTGGYFEAHWSVNPHWVGKFDKFPDHPICRGVQPFAADDEWYYHMRFRPDMKNVTPILSALPPKETLTRGDGPHSGNPDVRRDVLEKKEIQHMAWAGERDGGGRGFGFTGGHNHWNWGDDNFRKIVLNAIVWSAHGEVPKNGVTGEEVTFEQLNENQDDTRPANFNGKQIIEKFNLKSTGKELPPAKPALPKTSAAPAPKSNVTPLFESKIVSQATPGHAIDIDVDLKGAKKVYLVAADGGDGFGCDWVAWAEPRFVGTAGEKKLTDLKPIVASSGHGSVQMNKNSSGGPLKINGQSVEYGIGCHAISVIGFDVPEGYTRLKTRAGLDDGGIKQGCGSTVDFAIFDQAPGNIKASAPGTAGATAANRDPAEAVNGLEVAEGLEAKLFSSEPQISNVTNIDIDHLGRVWVAEVKNYRKWKGSRPEGDRILVLEDTNEDGVADKQTVFYQGNDIDSIHGLCVLGNRVIVSAGDKVMNFYVDNDDLKSDRKDVMFSGISGTQHDHGIHAFIFGPDGKLYFNFGNSGKSLKDKDGKVIVDAAGNPVTDARKPYQEGMVFRCDLDGSNLETLGWNFRNNWEVTIDSLGTIWQSDNDDDGNKGVRINFVMEYGNYGYKDEFTGAGWQAKRENIEAEIPRRHWHLNDPGVVPNLILTGQGSPTGICVYEGNLLPKVFHNQVIHCDAGPNVCRAYVATKDASGYTAEIVNVLFGKRDNWFRPSDVCVAPDGSLFVADWYDPGVGGHNQQDVDRGRIFRLAPAGTKYKTPKYDFKTPIGQLEALASPALSVRYLAYQAIQKSGEAAAPALIKFAQDNAKDNPRLQARALWALGKLPNQGNVAVKEALQSGNPDIRIVGIRLSRELGQDVGSLASLAKDSAPEVRRELAISTRHSKSPEAAAIWAELAAQHDGKDRWYLEALGIGADKQWDAYLDAYLKKVDGKWDTAAGRDIVWRSRAKQTPALLAKIITADSTKEEEQPRYLRALDFLSGPEKEAALKAILE
- a CDS encoding c-type cytochrome — protein: MYLLHPARLLVATLLCLSLAPLVAQEVTDATRAKDSRRVKALLRLENVDLETLPEAKASLMRHLETIHGTDEFLELVRRFKLKAANPELIRLAIEKGDETIGVEAVKTLFDFGANDAIEKELNGKDDARAVKLAAAMGLAGDPRGNELLLSVIGNSERSVPVRSAAVTAIGRNKAGQEQLLKLVEAGTLAKELNFAAANVLLSSTDAAIKTAAGKHLTLPATADSKPLPTVAELVKRTGDVAAGKQVFGTIGTCIKCHKVRGEGKDVGPDLSEIGSKLSKEAFYVSILDPSAGISHNFETYTLLLADGTVQNGILVSQTDADIQIKTADAIVKQFPRDEVEDFKKSTVSLMPADLQKALTAQNLVDVVEYLTTLKKQN
- a CDS encoding glycoside hydrolase family 88 protein, whose amino-acid sequence is MTALLIRSLLFSLVLLNAASLACAQPATPKRWKQAAIGVTRAGTEIPVWLNSGAGNPKSQRNRMVVIGGHDGSTASTNFVQQLVERANTSKPNPNNGTAFIPKVFPDGLSTDLALTAGKGYPPGKGFYDDAAQPEPRYLWRWVGMYGATLVVDVRAGKTPGYWASEHADADQLAKLLAATPFTNKIEAPPADDFVRQLAEKGVEDVGRVPTLLLHVSSPVAAPEVEAIAKLLASFTPSKSPAWDEIIWRERRTPEQIAASLATVYGHDLKQVAYIPALAVIGRQRIAVELNDQKEQESLKQLLAPFLEGEKSPVPKSGSEHAGHLLFAELAKRSEGKDRERWIELCRAAADQIFDKDGKPLKLMPSHNEMSDAVFMATPILCATGKLTGEQKYFDAAVGHFRSMKKLCVREDGIYRHSPLDEAAWGRGNGFPALGLAWALSEFPEDHPAHGELKKEFQNHIAALLKHQDSFGCWHQVIDKPGSYREFSSTCMIGWALKRGIDRGWLDKGTHQPALDQAWLAAKHRIGPKGKVVDICTGTGKMRSLRDYYDRPAIWGVDARGGAMALMFSTEMMDGTK